One part of the Aquila chrysaetos chrysaetos chromosome 26, bAquChr1.4, whole genome shotgun sequence genome encodes these proteins:
- the LOC115336082 gene encoding T-cell activation Rho GTPase-activating protein-like, which yields MEPLSWSRGSSCWLPAHAATPLSTVLQRTPAAAQAPEQAGSGCRGVLFGQLLAALCGEDGSLPQPIQEMLAVLHKEGPSTEGVFQRAASGTEFCELREALDHGADVDLGSQPALLLAVILKDFLRSIPAKLLVTDLYEEWMAAMQKSGKEEKVEELKAVAEKLPGANLLLLKRLLALLQHIGHNASSSRMTAGSLAICLGPNLLSPPNEDLLPLEAMLAVTEKVNVLVEFMIDNCRELFGEQTTDLSCSAAEELSAAPTESCGELHLEEQSVPAVTADTKHQAEALLHAPPSLLGVLREAGGAMVVKSERGEAPPALPPTTPESAAEPLVRPEELANLSEERRFAGSPQDKEKKKNRKRKQAWAEESDRRAEKRRKRENVFGDGPVKRCRTVQQVRKPRCRFPVTG from the exons ATGGAGCCACTGAGCTGGAGCCGTGGTTCcagctgctggctccctgcccATGCTGCCACGCCACTCAGCAccgtgctgcag aggaCCCCAGCCGCTGCCCAGGCGCCAGAGCAGGCAGGCTCTGGCTGCCGCGGGGTGCTCTTTGGACAGCTCCTGGCAGCCCTCTGCGGGGAGGAcggctccctgccccagcccatcCAG GAGATGCTGGCTGTCCTGCATAAGGAAGGACCGTCGACAGAAGGGGTATTCCAAAGAGCTGCCAGCGGGACAGAGTTTTGTGAGCTGCGGGAGGCCCTGGACCACGGTGCGGATGTCGACCTGGGCAGccagcctgcactgctgctggccGTCATCTTGAAG GACTTCCTCCGAAGCATCCCCGCCAAGCTCCTCGTGACAGACCTCTACGAGGAGTGGATGGCAGCGATGCAGAAGAGCGGCAAGGAGGAGAAGGTTGAAGAGCTGAAAGC GGTGGCCGAGAAGTTGCCTGGAGCcaatctcctcctcctcaagcGGCTGCTGGCCCTCCTCCAGCACATCGGCCACAACGCCTCCAGCAGCAGAATGACCGCCGGCAGCCTGGCCATCTGCCTTGGGCCAAATCTGCTGAGCCCACCTAACGAGGACCTGCTCCCCCTCGAGGCCATGCTGGCGGTGACTGAGAAG GTGAACGTGCTGGTGGAATTCATGATTGACAACTGCAGGGAACTCTTTGGGGAGCAGACAACTGACCTTTCCTGTTCAGCGGCCGAGGAGTTGTCGGCAGCCCCCACAGAGAGCTGTGGAG aacTGCACTTGGAAGAGCAAAGTGTGCCAGCAGTCACAGCAGACACCAAGCATCAGGCAGAAGCCTTGCTGCATGCACCCCCCTCTCTGCTCGGTGTCCTCAGAGAAGCTGGGGGAGCTATGGTGGTGAAGTCTGAAAGGGGAGAG GCACCTCCAGCTTTGCCTCCAACCACGCCTGAGAGTGCGGCAGAGCCCCTGGTGCGCCCAGAAGAGCTGGCGAACCTGTCAGAGGAAAGACG GTTTGCAGGCTCTCCCcaggacaaggagaaaaagaaaaaccgaAAGAGAAAACAGGCCTGGGCAGAGGAGAGTGACAGACGCgcagaaaagaggaggaagagagaaaacgTTTTTGGGGATGGACCAGTGAAAAGATGCAGGACGGTCCAGCAGGTCAGGAAGCCCAG GTGCCGTTTCCCTGTTACTGGCTGA